Proteins found in one Choloepus didactylus isolate mChoDid1 chromosome 3, mChoDid1.pri, whole genome shotgun sequence genomic segment:
- the LOC119530274 gene encoding LOW QUALITY PROTEIN: tubulin-specific chaperone A-like (The sequence of the model RefSeq protein was modified relative to this genomic sequence to represent the inferred CDS: inserted 2 bases in 1 codon; substituted 1 base at 1 genomic stop codon), translated as MAPGGSEKTRQQLPKRLHQIKIKTGMVKQLIKEKVMHEKEAKQQEEKSEKMRTEGSENYAIKKQLLETEKDLEEAEEYKDMXSVLDXVKLEA; from the exons ATGGCCCCTGGAGGCAGCGAGAAGACCAGGCAACAG TTGCCCAAGAGACTACATCAGATCAAGATCAAAACTGGTATGGTGAAGCAATTGATCAAAGAAAAAGTGATGCATGAAAAAGAAGCTAAACAACaagaagaaaagtctgaaaaaatGAGAACTGAAGGTAGTGAAAACTATGCCATTAAAAAGCAG TTATTAGAAACTGAAAAAGACTTGGAAGAGGCTGAGGAATATAAAGACAT TTCAGTACTGGATTGAGTGAAGTTAGAAGCCTGA